The following are from one region of the Canis lupus familiaris isolate Mischka breed German Shepherd chromosome 30, alternate assembly UU_Cfam_GSD_1.0, whole genome shotgun sequence genome:
- the OR4G11 gene encoding olfactory receptor family 4 subfamily G member 11 encodes MDQVNGSLVTEFVLLGLAQSLGMQIFLFVFFSLFYVGIILGNLFIMLTVIFDSHLHSPMYILLANLSLIDVGLSSTTVPRMISDLFSGCKIISFHNCMIQMFFIHVMGGVEMVLLIAMAFDRYTAICKPLHYLTTMNTKTCMLLVVAAWIIGVIHAVSQFVFVINLPFCGPNNVGSFYCDFPRVIKLACMDTYRLEFVVTANSGFISMGTFFFLIVSYIFILATVRQHSSKDLSKAFVTLSAHITVLVLFFTPCMFLYVWPFPTKSMDKFFAIVDFVITPVLNPAIYTLRNRDMKVAMGRLSRQVVSSRDIP; translated from the coding sequence ATGGACCAAGTAAATGGCTCTTTGGTAACTGAATTTGTGTTACTGGGACTTGCACAATCCTTGGGAATgcagattttcctttttgtttttttctctttattctatgTTGGAATTATCTTAGGAAACCTCTTCATTATGTTAACAGTGATTTTTGATTCTCACTTACACTCCCCAATGTATATCCTGCTGGCCAACCTATCACTCATTGATGTGGGCCTTTCATCCACCACAGTTCCTAGAATGATCTCTGATCTTTTCAGTGGTTGTAAAATCATTTCCTTCCACAACTGCATGATACAAATGTTCTTTATTCATGTTATGGGAGGAGTTGAGATGGTGTTGCTCATAGCCATGGCATTTGACAGGTACACAGCGATCTGCAAGCCTCTCCACTATCTCACTACCATGAATACCAAAACGTGCATGCTTTTGGTAGTGGCTGCTTGGATCATTGGGGTGATTCATGCTGTATCTCAGTTTGTTTTTGTCATAAATTTACCTTTTTGTGGCCCTAATAATGTAGGGAGCTTTTATTGTGATTTTCCTAGGGTTATTAAACTTGCATGCATGGACACATACAGACTAGAATTTGTGGTCACTGCCAACAGTGGCTTCATATCTATGggcacattctttttcttaattgtatCATACATCTTTATTCTGGCCACTGTTAGACAGCATTCTTCAAAAGACTTGTCCAAAGCATTTGTCACTCTGTCAGCTCACATCActgtgttggttttgtttttcactccATGCATGTTTCTCTATGTGTGGCCTTTCCCTACCAAGTCAATGGATAAATTTTTTGCCATTGTGGATTTTGTTATCACTCCTGTATTAAATCCTGCCATCTATACTCTAAGGAACAGAGATATGAAGGTGGCAATGGGAAGGCTGAGTCGACAAGTTGTAAGTTCTAGAGACATACCATAA